The following proteins are encoded in a genomic region of Dialister hominis:
- a CDS encoding tRNA (adenosine(37)-N6)-threonylcarbamoyltransferase complex transferase subunit TsaD, whose product MSKFLGIDTSCYTTSLAVYDSEKGLICEERIILKVKMGGRGLSQSNMVYQHVRNLPVLMQRISPSLGDVSVIGVSSFPRRRADSFMPAFLVGKGLADSLSAAVHIPMYQFSHQENHALSAIREAPELWGKDFYLMHLSGGTQDVLRCAWKQNKIEIQELITTRDITAGQLIDRIGVALGLPFPAGKHLEILAMEGKDKNYVLPMTKILNAFSFSG is encoded by the coding sequence ATGAGTAAGTTTCTTGGTATTGACACAAGTTGTTATACTACCTCGCTTGCTGTTTATGATTCAGAAAAAGGCTTGATTTGTGAAGAGAGAATTATCCTTAAAGTTAAGATGGGAGGCCGTGGACTGTCTCAGTCCAATATGGTCTATCAGCATGTTAGAAATTTACCGGTATTGATGCAGAGAATATCTCCATCCTTAGGAGATGTATCTGTCATCGGAGTTTCTTCATTCCCAAGGAGGCGGGCAGATTCATTTATGCCCGCTTTTCTTGTTGGAAAAGGATTGGCAGACTCACTATCTGCGGCAGTTCATATCCCGATGTATCAATTCAGTCATCAAGAAAATCATGCTCTTTCTGCAATCAGGGAGGCACCCGAGTTATGGGGAAAAGATTTTTATTTGATGCATCTTTCTGGTGGTACTCAGGATGTACTGCGTTGTGCCTGGAAACAAAACAAGATTGAAATACAAGAGCTTATCACGACAAGAGATATTACCGCCGGGCAGCTGATCGACCGGATCGGAGTTGCTCTGGGGCTGCCGTTTCCCGCGGGGAAGCATTTGGAAATACTTGCCATGGAAGGAAAAGACAAGAATTATGTTTTGCCTATGACTAAAATTCTGAATGCTTTTAGTTTTTCGGGTTAG
- the efp gene encoding elongation factor P, which translates to MISSNDLRPGITVELDGMVWQCVEFQHVKPGKGAAFVRAKLKNLQTGSVVERKFNAGIKLQNAQVERKPMQYLYEADGSYCFMDTETYEQIMLNKDQLGDKINFLKEEMECTVMFFNGSIIGVDIPNSVELKVVETEPGIRGDTATGGSKPAKMETGYIVSVPLFINEGEMLRIDTRTGAYIERVK; encoded by the coding sequence ATGATTTCTAGTAATGATCTTCGTCCAGGCATAACAGTAGAACTTGACGGAATGGTTTGGCAGTGTGTGGAATTCCAGCATGTAAAACCAGGCAAGGGTGCTGCATTCGTTCGTGCCAAATTGAAAAATCTGCAGACAGGATCTGTTGTTGAACGTAAATTTAATGCCGGCATCAAACTGCAGAATGCTCAGGTAGAACGCAAGCCGATGCAGTATTTATATGAAGCTGACGGTTCCTACTGCTTCATGGATACCGAAACATATGAACAGATTATGCTGAACAAAGATCAGCTGGGCGACAAGATCAACTTCCTTAAAGAAGAAATGGAATGCACTGTTATGTTCTTCAACGGCAGCATCATCGGCGTCGATATTCCGAACTCTGTTGAACTCAAGGTCGTTGAAACAGAACCAGGCATCCGCGGCGATACAGCAACCGGCGGTTCCAAGCCGGCAAAAATGGAAACAGGATATATTGTTTCTGTACCGCTCTTTATCAACGAAGGTGAAATGCTCCGTATTGATACACGTACAGGCGCATATATCGAACGTGTAAAGTGA
- the nusB gene encoding transcription antitermination factor NusB, which produces MGNKDAIEYALKVLYSKELNPESENISGETSDLSEADMEYALAVVEEYQSHSELIDHMIESHLINWSMKQLNVVDKNILRTAIAEYLKFGAPDKRNMIINQAVELAKIYGGENSYRFINGLLDQALKEK; this is translated from the coding sequence ATGGGCAATAAAGATGCAATAGAGTATGCTTTGAAAGTTTTGTATTCTAAAGAACTGAATCCCGAAAGTGAAAATATCAGTGGTGAAACTTCTGATTTATCCGAAGCTGATATGGAGTACGCTTTAGCAGTGGTCGAAGAATACCAGAGTCATTCTGAATTGATTGATCACATGATTGAAAGCCATCTCATCAATTGGTCAATGAAGCAGTTAAATGTAGTCGATAAGAATATTCTTAGAACGGCAATTGCTGAATACCTTAAATTCGGCGCACCGGATAAACGGAACATGATTATCAATCAGGCTGTTGAACTTGCCAAGATCTATGGTGGTGAAAATTCTTACCGTTTCATTAACGGCTTGCTGGATCAGGCATTGAAGGAGAAATAA
- a CDS encoding Asp23/Gls24 family envelope stress response protein: METAEIKNSLGTIRISDQVIASIAQAATLHVKGIYAMDDRFSHAISSVINDEETRGIRVSSDNKSIVVDLYVAVYHGDRIPAIALNLQEIVKEEILDSAGIRVTAVNVNVQKVVFDKER; this comes from the coding sequence ATGGAAACTGCAGAGATAAAGAATTCGTTAGGCACGATTAGAATTTCAGATCAGGTCATCGCCAGTATTGCACAGGCGGCTACGCTGCATGTTAAGGGAATTTATGCGATGGATGATCGTTTTTCTCATGCAATTTCATCTGTCATCAATGATGAAGAAACTCGTGGAATTCGTGTTTCCAGTGATAATAAGAGTATAGTGGTTGATTTATACGTTGCTGTTTATCATGGAGACCGGATTCCTGCTATTGCTCTTAATCTTCAAGAAATTGTTAAGGAAGAAATATTGGATTCTGCCGGGATTAGAGTAACTGCGGTCAACGTTAACGTTCAAAAGGTTGTGTTTGATAAGGAGCGATAA